The following proteins are encoded in a genomic region of Nitrospira sp.:
- a CDS encoding endonuclease/exonuclease/phosphatase family protein: MTNRISYTLPWLAAMLLLCNPAAHAEEGRGDSPALRVLTYNLLHDGPWSGFFESGTHLAERLDMTIQELQRLQPDVIALQEASDSRKHGNVPQRIADALGYQMVFAPATEHIFGIGPLDRLITAAIGFREGPAILSRYPIVASEVYDLPRCQHRLDPRILLQAEINTPNGPVQVFSAHTSKGDECQLQRVGELFREHRGKGQAILMGDLNAGEQSPVLTGWQKDAGFIDVFRVANPGISGGTVWQDIYVEWPTADRRVDFIFLFDGNNDKHPVVRSSRLAFDQPGRLPNGDALWPSDHRGVLAEIDLASADSPRISRLPNTGTR, translated from the coding sequence ATGACAAATCGCATCTCGTATACACTCCCGTGGCTGGCCGCCATGCTGCTGCTCTGTAATCCGGCAGCTCACGCTGAGGAAGGCCGAGGTGATTCACCCGCACTGCGTGTATTGACCTACAACCTGCTGCACGATGGACCATGGTCTGGATTTTTCGAGAGCGGCACTCATCTCGCCGAACGACTCGACATGACAATCCAGGAACTGCAGCGGTTGCAACCTGACGTGATCGCCCTTCAAGAAGCGTCAGACAGTCGGAAGCATGGCAACGTGCCTCAACGGATCGCCGATGCGCTTGGGTATCAGATGGTGTTCGCTCCTGCGACCGAGCATATCTTCGGAATCGGCCCATTGGATCGGCTGATCACAGCAGCCATCGGCTTCAGGGAGGGACCGGCCATTTTGAGCCGATATCCGATCGTCGCCTCAGAGGTCTACGACCTACCCCGCTGCCAACATCGCCTGGACCCTCGCATTCTACTGCAGGCTGAGATCAATACACCGAACGGACCGGTCCAGGTCTTTTCCGCCCATACGTCGAAGGGAGACGAATGCCAGCTCCAGCGAGTCGGAGAGTTGTTCCGTGAACATCGAGGAAAGGGCCAAGCCATCCTCATGGGCGACTTGAATGCGGGAGAACAATCTCCTGTCCTCACCGGATGGCAGAAAGACGCTGGTTTCATCGATGTCTTCCGGGTCGCGAATCCGGGAATATCCGGAGGGACTGTCTGGCAGGACATCTACGTCGAATGGCCCACCGCCGATCGCCGCGTTGATTTCATTTTCCTGTTTGATGGAAACAACGATAAACATCCGGTCGTGCGCTCAAGCCGTCTGGCATTTGACCAGCCCGGTCGTCTCCCGAACGGCGACGCACTCTGGCCATCCGACCATCGCGGCGTGTTGGCAGAGATCGACTTGGCATCTGCTGATTCTCCAAGGATAAGTCGGCTACCCAACACCGGCACTCGTTGA